Proteins co-encoded in one Methanotorris formicicus Mc-S-70 genomic window:
- a CDS encoding glycosyltransferase family 9 protein: protein MTRKTLILIFSGIGNAITALPIIEILNKNNFEVDILVKSNVIKELLFEDPRISNVYIFNPKKDIFKSLKIIKQLRNKNYDFAMTIYPSQGIISGFILYLINAKIRTQHVCNYLLKFISMKFKIPIPFKKDIILFEKFFLTHPKNVKEEKHAVYQMLDLLNPIIQNHNQKDLDLKFYLNDDETSFAERFWTENNLNDKFVIGIHTGTSNKPPFKMWDLEYWKQLLIKINEKYNVDFIVFIGPSEEEHEKYLKSLGLDNLIIAKNLSIRKTIALISKCNFFISADSGLAHCASLFKIPQIVMFGPVDYKYIHPFSENCKVVVPDNYKPFYIPHCGFISKPYDCMKDLKPEKVFKEFEEYLKDLGIYEKLKR, encoded by the coding sequence ATGACAAGGAAAACATTAATTCTTATTTTTTCTGGAATTGGTAATGCAATAACTGCCCTTCCAATAATAGAAATTTTAAATAAAAATAATTTTGAAGTAGATATTTTAGTAAAATCCAACGTTATTAAAGAGTTATTATTTGAAGACCCAAGAATAAGTAATGTATATATTTTCAATCCAAAAAAAGATATTTTTAAAAGTTTAAAGATAATTAAACAGTTAAGAAATAAAAATTATGATTTTGCAATGACCATATATCCATCACAGGGTATCATATCAGGTTTTATATTATATTTAATTAATGCAAAAATAAGAACACAACATGTATGTAATTATCTATTAAAGTTTATTAGCATGAAATTTAAAATACCAATACCTTTTAAAAAAGATATTATATTGTTTGAAAAATTTTTTTTAACTCATCCAAAAAATGTAAAAGAAGAAAAACATGCAGTATATCAAATGTTAGATTTATTAAATCCTATCATCCAAAACCATAATCAAAAAGATTTAGATTTAAAATTTTATTTAAATGATGATGAAACAAGCTTTGCAGAGAGATTTTGGACTGAAAATAATTTAAATGATAAGTTTGTGATTGGAATACACACTGGAACAAGTAATAAGCCACCATTTAAAATGTGGGATTTAGAATACTGGAAACAACTCCTTATAAAAATAAATGAGAAATATAATGTAGATTTTATTGTATTTATTGGACCTAGTGAAGAAGAACATGAGAAATATTTAAAAAGTTTAGGGTTAGACAATTTAATTATTGCTAAGAATCTATCAATTAGAAAAACTATCGCTTTAATATCAAAATGTAATTTCTTTATTTCTGCTGATTCTGGATTGGCACATTGTGCATCTTTATTTAAAATTCCACAAATAGTTATGTTTGGTCCTGTTGATTATAAATATATACATCCATTTTCTGAAAATTGTAAGGTTGTTGTTCCTGATAACTATAAACCGTTCTATATTCCACATTGTGGGTTTATTTCTAAACCTTATGATTGTATGAAAGATTTAAAACCTGAAAAGGTTTTTAAGGAGTTTGAAGAATATTTAAAAGATTTGGGTATTTATGAAAAATTAAAAAGGTAA
- a CDS encoding glycosyltransferase family 2 protein, whose amino-acid sequence MSKKILAIIPAYNEEKSIKIVIENIKDIVDGILVVDDGSEDNTSKYAKECGVEVIRFEKNRGKGVVIREGYKYFVNSEYDIAVIYDADGQYRKEDIIPVCEPIIKDEADIVVGSRFLGKYCEGANINYRIRILCNHISTFVTRLMSGLPTTDAQSGLVAVNKYAAKVLDLKADRWGIHQEIIIRAGKKGLRYKEVPIVFEKRMHGVSRLKVLKYPFIAFPVMLKAWLRK is encoded by the coding sequence ATGTCAAAAAAAATTTTAGCAATAATTCCAGCATATAATGAAGAAAAATCAATAAAAATAGTTATTGAAAATATCAAAGATATTGTTGATGGTATTTTAGTGGTTGATGATGGTAGTGAAGATAACACCTCAAAATATGCAAAAGAGTGCGGTGTTGAAGTTATAAGATTTGAGAAGAATAGAGGAAAAGGTGTGGTAATAAGGGAAGGGTATAAATATTTTGTAAATTCTGAATATGATATTGCAGTTATTTATGATGCAGATGGACAATATAGGAAAGAGGACATCATTCCAGTTTGTGAGCCAATAATTAAAGATGAAGCAGATATTGTTGTAGGTTCGAGGTTTTTAGGAAAATATTGTGAAGGAGCAAATATAAATTATAGAATTAGGATACTATGCAATCATATTTCAACATTTGTTACAAGGTTGATGTCTGGATTACCAACTACTGATGCACAAAGTGGTTTAGTGGCAGTTAATAAATATGCTGCTAAGGTTTTAGATTTAAAGGCAGATAGATGGGGAATTCATCAAGAAATTATTATAAGGGCTGGTAAGAAAGGTTTAAGATATAAAGAAGTTCCTATTGTATTTGAGAAAAGGATGCATGGAGTTTCTCGTTTGAAAGTTTTGAAGTATCCTTTTATTGCATTTCCTGTTATGTTGAAGGCATGGTTAAGGAAGTGA